In Aptenodytes patagonicus chromosome 8, bAptPat1.pri.cur, whole genome shotgun sequence, a genomic segment contains:
- the CDHR4 gene encoding cadherin-related family member 4, producing MGMHGRLTFLLLLSLRAPGIFIRAAALPDLPRVVALSEDAAPGTHVAEVTVSCSNASGSPNVTLRGIEPGHPFNPITISADPAAASTFQAEVTLHASAELDARRVKQYTLTLWASCPGEDEVEERLFVWVMAGQVLRCDAPFASAGGDVVQVLADVAPRTPLYVVLPQPLGGLMFRLRNHDTPLVLTRQGLVLAPADGFNASKDTQMFRLEIEVMDRHRHNCSGTVRVEVLPSHRPRVTFLEPQWAVTVPEGIGPLEVVTQVHASGDNVRYAILAPTAPALFTIDEVTGEIRSTCQLEVAHARLLVRAYNALHPTDHATTMLNVTVQGTGRRAPSCVPALSMSQVPETVSPGSTLVTLRCTDPTGTNGSLHYALEGPPTSRSRFCMEGPRLQVNTTLDYDSEAVAAVGFQFTATIVVTAGGQPPRSTHVPVLVTVTPVNEFTPVCPSGATFTVPETAAFGSTVGRVAGTDRDYPLDSLEYSLEGGPSPTQPFSIDTRTGEIRVVGPLDSQRHKSYRLTVRLTDTRNDLDPAKRRSCLCDVAVHLQAVPDQAPVCTPEVQELRIMARSGGRQPVTHLACQGSPDGAVLAYTIAGGNEDGRFQLEGNTLFYLPNDLAETRTFVLLVEVWGGPGAPRRSTVVALVVHVTPRSTPVPPSTTTRRTTLRKEPLVVTRTEAAWHPPAWFVAVLTVSGALLLAALGCVAQSLLCSNRDHGKLLLGKSSWDVAEQRGGEEERGCPHAGSPGQFDGRAWDPRTGRDYLFNSVTGARRWI from the exons ATGGGTATGCACGGACgcctcaccttcctcctcctcctcagcctccGTGCCCCAG GGATTTTCATCAGAGCAGCAG ccctgcctgacCTGCCGCGTGTGGTGGCCCTGAGCGAGGATGCGGCGCCGGGCACCCACGTGGCCGAGGTGACCGTGTCCTGCAGCAATGCGAGCGGCAGCCCCAACGTCACCCTGCGCGGCATCGAGCCCGGCCACCCTTTCAACCCTATCACCATCAGCGCCGAccctgcagctgccagcacatTTCAGGCAGAG GTGACGCTGCATGCCAGTGCGGAGCTCGATGCCCGCCGGGTGAAGCAGTACACCCTGACCCTGTGGGCCTCTTGTCCCGGCGAGGACGAGGTGGAAGAGCGGCTCTTTGTCTGGGTGATGGCGGGGCAGGTGCTGCGCTGTGATGCCCCCTTCGCCAGTGCAG GGGGAGACGTAGTGCAGGTGCTGGCGGACGTGGCACCCCGGACGCCCCTGTACGTGGTGCTGCCTCAGCCGCTCGGCGGGCTGATG TTCAGGCTCCGAAACCACGACACGCCGCTCGTGCTCACCCGCCAGGGCCTGGTGCTGGCGCCTGCTGATGGCTTCAACGCCAGCAAGGACACCCAG ATGTTCAGGCTGGAGATCGAGGTCATGGACCGCCACAGGCACAACTGCAGCGGGACCGTGAGGGTGGAGGTGCTGCCATCGCACCGTCCCCGCGTCACCTTCCT CGAGCCGCAGTGGGCCGTGACGGTACCAGAGGGCATCGGCCCCTTGGAGGTGGTCACGCAGGTCCACGCCAGTGGTGACAACGTCCGCTATGCCATCCTGGCTCCCACGGCGCCCGCACTCTTCACCATTGACGAGG TGACGGGCGAGATCCGCAGCACCTGCCAGCTGGAGGTGGCCCATGCACGCCTCCTCGTCCGGGCTTACAACGCGCTGCACCCCACCGACCACGCCACCACCATGCTCAACGTCACCGTGCAGGGGACAGGCCGGCGGGCGCCAAGCTGTGTCCCAGCCCTCTCCAT GTCCCAGGTGCCCGAGACAGTGTCCCCCGGCAGCACCCTGGTGACACTGAGGTGCACCGACCCCACCGGCACCAACGGGAGCCTGCACTATGCCCTTGAGGGGCCCCCCACCTCCCGCTCCCGCTTCTGCATGGAGGGGCCACGGCTGCAG GTCAACACCACCCTGGACTACGACTCGGAGGCCGTGGCTGCTGTGGGCTTCCAGTTCACGGCCACCATTGTGGTGACGGCAGGAGGGCAGCCCCCACGGAGCA CCCACGTGCCCGTGCTCGTGACGGTGACACCCGTCAACGAATTCACACCGGTGTGCCCCAGTGGTGCCACCTTCACCGTGCCGGAGACAGCGGCTTTCGGCAGCACCGTGGGACGTGTGGCCGGCACTGACCGTGACTACCCACTGGACAGCCTTGAGTACAGCCTGGAGGGAGgccccagccccacgcagcccTTCTCCATTGACACACGCACCG GCGAGATCCGCGTGGTGGGACCCCTCGACTCCCAGCGGCACAAGAGCTACAGGCTGACAGTGCGGCTGACAGACACCCGCAATGACCTGGACCCGGCAAAGCGTCGGAGCTGCCTGTGCGACGTGGCCGTGCACCTGCAG GCTGTGCCGGACCAGGCACCGGTGTGTACCCCTGAGGTGCAGGAGCTGCGGATCATGGCCAGGTCGGGTGGCCGCCAGCCTGTCACCCACCTGGCGTGCCAGGGCAGCCCCGACGGTGCCGTGCTGGCATACACCATCGCTGGAG GCAATGAGGATGGGCGCTTTCAGCTGGAGGGGAACACCCTCTTCTACCTCCCCAATGACCTGGCCGAGACCCGTACCTttgtgctgctggtggaggtgtGGGGTggccccggtgccccccgccgCAGCACCGTGGTGGCACTGGTGGTGCACGTCACCCCCCGGAGCACCCCAGTGCCACCCAGCACCACCACCCGGCGCACG ACGCTGCGGAAGGAGCCGCTGGTTGTCACACGGACGGAGGCGGCATGGCACCCACCAGCCTGGTTTGTGGCCGTGCTGACTGTCTCCGGCGCCCTGCTGCTGGCCGCCCTGGGCTGTGTGGCCCAGAGCCTGCTGTGCAG caacCGAGACCATGGCAAGCTGCTCCTGGGCAAGAG TTCCTGGGACGTCGCGGAGCAGAGGGGTGGCGAGGAAGAGCGGGGCTGCCCCCATGCCGGCAGCCCT GGGCAGTTCGACGGCCGTGCCTGGGACCCAC GCACCGGCAGGGACTATCTCTTCAACAGCGTGACCGGGGCACGGCGCTGGATCTGA
- the INKA1 gene encoding PAK4-inhibitor INKA1, producing the protein MHSARPDACPGQLGADRRCQREVGAAPWVHMHGTRQAPHHPGGAPVPAPRPPCSPRPGSAADSACSLEPGAEEEEGGGPSARSPPASERSLEFDSGYSEASGGTWREEEAPVRRRHPPPCQRAHRLSAGPAAPPPVPARRARPKSTSDACLEQWRALEPAETQDWTVALLSQSRNRQPLVLGDNCFADLVENWMDLPEVGAEPRRRTPAEPSRRLAKPPAFLLSLSGNVRRKLANMARPRGAESARPGGREATKRFSCPLGLGGQPKGACFHQSHSNIAQLATDFHRFTALMNSRSRQPIICNDVIGYI; encoded by the exons atgCACAGCGCCCGCCCGGACGCCTGCCCGGGCCAGCTCGGCGCCGACCGG CGGTGCCAGCGGGAGGTGGGGGCGGCACCGTGGGTGCACATGCACGGCACGCGGCAGGCACCGCACCACCCCGGAGGGGCACCGGtgccggccccccgccccccgtgctCCCCGCGCCCTGGTTCGGCGGCAGACTCGGCCTGCAGCCTGGAGCCAggggccgaggaggaggagggggggggcccGTCTGCCCGCTCCCCCCCAGCCAGTGAGCGCAGCCTGGAGTTCGACTCGGGGTACTCGGAGGCATCAGGGGGCACGTGGCGGGAGGAGGAGGCACCCGTGCGGCGCCGGCACCCGCCACCCTGCCAGCGGGCGCACCGGCTCTCCGCCGGccctgccgccccgccgcccgtccccgcccgccgcgcccgccccaaATCCACCTCGGACGCCTGCCTGGAGCAGTGGCGGGCGCTGGAGCCCGCCGAGACACAGGACTGGACTGTGGCACTGCTGTCGCAGAGCCGGAACCGGCAGCCCCTGGTGCTGGGCGACAACTGCTTCGCCGACCTGGTGGAGAACTGGATGGACCTGCCTGAGGTGGGCGCCGAACCCCGGCGCCGAACCCCTGCTGAGCCTTCCCGCCGGCTGGCCAAGCCCCCTGCCTTCCTTCTCAGCCTCTCGGGCAACGTACGCCGTAAGTTGGCCAACatggcccggccccggggggccgAGAGTGCCCGGCCAGGGGGCCGCGAAGCCACCAAGCGTTTCTCCTGCCCGCTGGGGCTAGGGGGGCAGCCCAAGGGCGCCTGCTTCCACCAGTCCCACAGCAACATCGCCCAGCTGGCCACGGACTTCCACCGCTTCACCGCCCTCATGAACAGCCGCAGCCGCCAGCCCATCATCTGCAACGATGTTATCGGCTACATTtag